A region of Terriglobia bacterium DNA encodes the following proteins:
- a CDS encoding 3-hydroxybutyryl-CoA dehydrogenase, producing the protein MDIKTVGVLGAGTMGNGIAHVFAKSGYKVVLRDVEQRFLDRAMDIISKNLEREVKKNKITAEQRTQALAHITLGVDRGALAACDFVVEAATEKFEIKAELFRELDRICRPEIILSSNTSSISITKLAALTRRPDKVIGMHFFNPVPMMKLVEVIRGLATSQPTFDAVVDLAKKLDKTPVEVNDFPGFVGNRVLLPMLNEAMYAVMEGVATPEAVDEVFQLGMAHPMGPLTLADFIGLDVCLDIMRVLHAGLGDPKYRPCPLLIKMVDAGWLGRKSGRGFYQYDGK; encoded by the coding sequence ATGGACATCAAGACCGTCGGTGTGCTCGGCGCGGGCACCATGGGCAATGGCATCGCGCATGTGTTCGCCAAGTCGGGCTACAAGGTCGTGCTGCGCGACGTGGAGCAGCGTTTCCTCGATCGCGCCATGGACATCATCTCCAAGAATCTTGAGCGCGAGGTCAAAAAGAACAAGATCACGGCCGAGCAGCGCACGCAGGCGCTGGCTCACATCACGCTGGGCGTGGACCGCGGCGCGCTGGCCGCCTGTGACTTCGTGGTCGAGGCGGCCACCGAGAAGTTCGAGATCAAGGCCGAACTGTTCCGCGAACTCGACCGCATCTGCCGGCCGGAAATCATCCTATCGTCGAATACCTCTTCCATTTCCATCACCAAGCTGGCGGCGCTGACCAGGCGCCCGGACAAGGTGATCGGCATGCACTTCTTCAATCCCGTGCCGATGATGAAGCTGGTGGAGGTGATCCGCGGCCTGGCCACGTCGCAGCCGACGTTCGACGCAGTCGTCGACTTGGCAAAGAAGCTGGATAAAACGCCGGTCGAGGTGAACGATTTTCCCGGCTTCGTCGGCAACCGCGTGCTCCTTCCCATGTTGAACGAGGCGATGTACGCGGTGATGGAGGGCGTAGCCACGCCGGAAGCGGTGGACGAGGTCTTCCAGCTCGGCATGGCGCATCCCATGGGGCCGCTGACGCTGGCCGACTTCATCGGCCTTGACGTTTGCCTGGACATCATGCGCGTGTTGCACGCCGGCCTCGGCGACCCCAAGTATCGGCCCTGCCCGCTGCTGATCAAGATGGTGGACGCGGGCTGGCTGGGGCGGAAGAGCGGTCGCGGGTTTTACCAATATGATGGCAAGTAG
- the uppS gene encoding di-trans,poly-cis-decaprenylcistransferase has protein sequence MSNDGANGKSALHVGIIMDGNGRWARARGLPRVAGHRAGAGAVRRVTEAAPDLGIGTLTLYAFSSDNWRRPRAEVDALMKLFLRYLRSQTAECVEKGVRISVIGRRDRLPVRLQHAILVTEEATQNGRRLLVRLAVDYSAREVILEAARRSALEAALAMRDGERPSLLTSQAFAQAMADAMYADSACDLDLLIRTGGEQRISDFLLWEAAYAEFVFTPRKWPDFDGDDLALAVAAFHRRERRFGGVPETAAGTPLPMANEPALSVT, from the coding sequence ATGAGCAATGACGGAGCGAACGGGAAGTCCGCTTTGCATGTGGGCATCATCATGGACGGTAACGGCCGCTGGGCGCGCGCCCGCGGGCTGCCGCGGGTGGCGGGGCATCGCGCCGGCGCCGGGGCGGTGCGCCGTGTGACCGAGGCTGCACCGGACCTCGGCATTGGCACGCTGACCCTCTATGCCTTCTCCAGCGACAACTGGCGGCGGCCGCGTGCTGAAGTCGATGCCCTGATGAAGCTGTTCCTGCGCTACCTGCGGTCGCAAACCGCGGAGTGCGTCGAGAAAGGCGTGCGCATCAGCGTTATCGGCCGTCGCGACCGCCTACCCGTCCGGCTGCAGCACGCGATTTTAGTGACTGAAGAGGCCACCCAGAACGGACGCCGGCTCCTCGTCCGGCTGGCGGTAGATTATTCCGCGCGCGAAGTTATCCTCGAGGCCGCGCGGCGCTCCGCCCTGGAAGCGGCGCTGGCCATGCGGGACGGCGAGCGCCCGAGCCTGCTGACCAGCCAGGCGTTCGCACAGGCCATGGCCGACGCCATGTACGCCGACTCGGCCTGCGACTTGGACTTGCTGATCCGGACCGGGGGCGAGCAGCGCATCAGCGACTTCCTTCTGTGGGAAGCTGCCTATGCCGAGTTCGTATTCACGCCGCGCAAGTGGCCGGACTTTGACGGCGACGATTTGGCGCTGGCGGTCGCGGCGTTTCACCGGCGCGAGCGGAGGTTCGGCGGCGTGCCGGAGACCGCCGCCGGCACGCCGTTGCCAATGGCGAATGAACCAGCGCTCAGCGTCACTTAG
- a CDS encoding transcriptional regulator — translation MIHERIRLGIVSALAVNERLSFNELKRLLNTTDGNLSVHARKLEEAGYLGCDKYFDGRVPKTEYWLTGTGRRSLQRYLDRMEEIIRATREG, via the coding sequence ATGATCCACGAGCGCATCCGGCTGGGCATCGTGAGCGCGCTGGCGGTCAACGAGCGCCTCAGCTTCAACGAACTGAAACGGCTGCTGAACACCACCGACGGCAACCTCAGCGTGCACGCGCGCAAGCTGGAAGAGGCCGGCTACCTGGGCTGCGACAAGTATTTCGATGGGCGGGTTCCCAAGACGGAGTACTGGCTGACCGGCACCGGCCGCAGGTCGTTGCAGCGCTATCTCGACCGCATGGAAGAGATCATTCGCGCCACCCGCGAAGGGTAA
- the cdaA gene encoding diadenylate cyclase CdaA, giving the protein MTPAWLQWPHVSAVSVVDIVLVAALIYEFLVLIRGTRAVPILVGIGGLTLAFYLAHALQLKTVNWLVGTLLPYAIFALIVVFQAEIRFALAKLGRRLTLSRMSAAVAESYDDIVMAANLFAQNQTGALVVIEREIGLRTYIESGVPMDAQMSYDLLATIFRPSAPLHDGAVIIQKDRIAAAACFLPLSMNPVLSTQLGTRHRAGIGITEETDAIAVIVSEETGAISIAVAGNIERDITVEELRARLSDLLRRYVPATTLPTPVATTPEQAERRLAPPKLERAGDSHD; this is encoded by the coding sequence GTGACGCCAGCCTGGCTGCAGTGGCCACACGTGTCGGCGGTGTCGGTGGTCGACATCGTGCTGGTGGCCGCGCTCATTTACGAGTTCCTGGTGCTCATCCGGGGCACGCGCGCGGTGCCCATTCTGGTGGGAATCGGCGGACTGACGCTGGCCTTTTACCTGGCGCACGCGCTGCAGCTCAAAACCGTCAACTGGCTGGTGGGGACGCTGCTGCCGTACGCAATTTTTGCTCTCATCGTCGTTTTCCAGGCGGAGATCCGCTTCGCGCTCGCCAAGCTGGGAAGGAGACTGACGCTCTCGCGCATGTCGGCCGCGGTGGCGGAGAGTTATGACGACATCGTGATGGCCGCCAACCTGTTCGCCCAGAACCAGACCGGTGCGCTGGTGGTGATCGAGCGCGAGATCGGGCTGCGCACTTATATCGAAAGCGGCGTGCCCATGGACGCGCAGATGTCCTACGACCTGCTCGCCACCATCTTCCGCCCCAGCGCGCCCCTGCACGATGGCGCGGTCATCATTCAGAAAGACCGCATCGCCGCCGCCGCCTGCTTCCTGCCGCTGTCCATGAACCCGGTGCTCTCCACGCAACTGGGTACGCGGCACCGCGCCGGAATCGGCATCACCGAAGAGACGGACGCGATCGCGGTCATTGTGTCGGAAGAAACCGGGGCGATCAGCATCGCGGTGGCCGGCAACATCGAGCGCGACATCACGGTGGAGGAACTGCGCGCGCGTCTCAGCGACTTGCTCCGGCGCTACGTGCCTGCGACTACGCTGCCGACCCCGGTCGCGACCACGCCGGAGCAGGCGGAACGCCGCTTGGCGCCGCCCAAGCTGGAACGCGCCGGCGATTCACACGATTGA
- a CDS encoding DUF4442 domain-containing protein: MRSLLNLWPPFLGAGIRVKRLQPDWKEVDVEMKLRFWNSNFVGTHYGGSLYSMTDPFYMLMLIQNLGCDYIVWDKSANIRLRKPGKGKVVARFRLSGEQIEAIRRDLETQEKIEPTFTVEVRDESGAVIAEVQKVLHVRKKNSP; the protein is encoded by the coding sequence ATGCGATCCCTGCTGAACCTGTGGCCGCCGTTCCTGGGCGCGGGAATCCGGGTGAAACGCCTGCAGCCCGACTGGAAAGAAGTCGATGTCGAAATGAAGTTGCGGTTCTGGAACTCCAATTTTGTCGGCACCCACTACGGAGGGTCGCTATATTCCATGACCGATCCCTTCTACATGCTGATGCTGATCCAGAACCTGGGTTGCGACTATATCGTGTGGGACAAGTCGGCGAACATCCGCTTGCGCAAGCCGGGCAAGGGCAAGGTCGTGGCGCGGTTTCGTTTGTCCGGCGAGCAGATCGAAGCAATTCGCCGCGACTTGGAAACTCAGGAAAAGATCGAGCCCACGTTCACGGTCGAAGTCCGGGACGAATCTGGCGCCGTGATCGCCGAGGTGCAAAAGGTACTGCACGTGCGCAAGAAGAACTCGCCATAA
- the xseA gene encoding exodeoxyribonuclease VII large subunit, with protein MSLPDQLGFSFQAPSRRIWTVKDLISAVRTAVEREYTDVFVEGEISNFRPAESGHLYFTLKEDGAQVRVVMFRSQARLLKFRPADGMAVIARGRVTVYEPRGELQLCAECLEPKGTGALQIAFEQLKQKLAAEGLFDPSRKKPIPVLPRRIGVVTSPRGAAIGDIVNIVRRRHRGLNVLIYPAQVQGEAAAGEVSAGIRYFNRASNVDVIVVARGGGSIEDLAAFNNEALARVATASEVPLISAIGHETDFTILDFVADLRAPTPSAAAELVIESQHQLEQRVATLRQRLARAARYQLLMARQTLTQLAQHGAFARMSDVIGRRRQRLDELLFRLASAERRHLQQYRQRLDTATARVRARDMRRTLEAMRRDIEAHTSALAAATRADLMKHRAWLDGLRGKLQALSPLNILERGYALVFDARGSLVKDALQLRPGDEIRARVHRGNINATVTKTTE; from the coding sequence ATGTCCCTTCCCGACCAACTGGGGTTTAGCTTTCAGGCGCCGTCGCGCCGCATCTGGACCGTCAAGGACCTGATCAGCGCAGTGCGCACCGCGGTCGAGCGCGAGTACACCGACGTCTTCGTGGAGGGCGAAATTTCCAATTTCCGCCCGGCGGAGTCGGGACACCTTTATTTCACTCTCAAAGAAGATGGCGCACAGGTGCGGGTGGTGATGTTCCGTTCGCAGGCGCGCCTGCTGAAATTCAGGCCTGCGGACGGGATGGCGGTGATCGCGCGCGGGCGGGTGACGGTGTACGAGCCGCGCGGCGAGCTGCAACTCTGCGCCGAGTGTCTGGAGCCCAAGGGCACCGGCGCGCTGCAGATCGCATTCGAGCAACTGAAGCAGAAGCTCGCGGCCGAAGGATTGTTCGACCCGTCGCGCAAAAAGCCGATCCCGGTCCTGCCGCGCAGGATTGGCGTGGTAACCTCGCCACGCGGCGCCGCTATTGGCGACATCGTCAACATCGTGCGGCGGCGGCATCGCGGGCTTAACGTGCTGATCTATCCCGCGCAGGTGCAGGGCGAGGCTGCGGCGGGCGAGGTCAGCGCCGGTATTCGATATTTCAATCGCGCAAGCAACGTCGACGTTATCGTGGTCGCGCGCGGCGGCGGATCGATCGAAGACTTGGCGGCCTTCAACAACGAAGCGCTGGCGCGCGTCGCGACGGCCTCCGAGGTGCCGCTGATCTCCGCCATCGGGCACGAAACCGACTTCACCATCCTGGATTTCGTAGCCGACCTGCGCGCGCCCACCCCGTCGGCGGCGGCGGAGCTGGTAATCGAGTCGCAGCACCAGCTCGAGCAGCGCGTGGCCACGTTGCGCCAGCGGCTGGCGCGCGCCGCGCGTTACCAGTTGCTGATGGCCAGGCAGACGCTGACGCAACTGGCCCAACACGGGGCTTTCGCGCGCATGAGCGATGTGATCGGGCGCCGCCGGCAGCGGCTTGATGAGCTTCTGTTCCGGCTGGCATCGGCGGAGCGGCGGCACCTGCAACAGTATCGGCAGCGATTGGATACGGCGACAGCGCGGGTGCGCGCCCGCGACATGCGGCGGACGCTGGAGGCCATGCGGCGGGACATCGAGGCGCACACATCAGCCTTGGCGGCGGCCACGCGGGCTGATTTGATGAAGCATCGTGCTTGGCTGGACGGACTGCGCGGAAAGTTGCAGGCGCTTTCGCCGTTGAACATCCTGGAGCGCGGATACGCGCTGGTGTTCGATGCCAGAGGAAGTCTGGTCAAAGATGCGCTACAGCTCAGACCCGGGGACGAAATCCGCGCCCGGGTGCATCGCGGTAACATCAACGCCACCGTGACGAAGACAACGGAGTAG
- a CDS encoding nuclear transport factor 2 family protein: MRLTVTLAASLLLLALSGTPTAQVDPSSSAERQIRQLHAQLIQGYLHNDAGLLNRVLADEYTFIDDSGRFLSKAHIIESFRSGDHHIFSYDISEEKVHIYGNAAVMTYRYVSKENYKGQDERGNDRITRVFAKQHGRWQIVAGQESRISSPN, translated from the coding sequence ATGCGACTAACCGTCACCCTCGCCGCTTCGCTATTGCTGCTGGCTCTCAGCGGGACGCCGACCGCCCAGGTTGATCCCAGCTCGTCTGCCGAACGGCAGATTCGGCAACTCCACGCCCAACTCATCCAGGGCTATCTTCACAACGACGCCGGCTTGCTGAACCGCGTTTTGGCCGACGAGTACACGTTCATCGACGATTCCGGCCGATTCCTCTCCAAGGCGCACATCATCGAGAGCTTTCGCTCCGGAGACCACCACATTTTTTCTTATGACATAAGCGAGGAGAAGGTCCACATTTACGGCAACGCGGCGGTCATGACCTACCGCTACGTCTCGAAGGAAAATTACAAGGGCCAGGATGAACGCGGCAACGATCGCATCACCCGGGTGTTTGCGAAGCAGCACGGAAGGTGGCAGATCGTAGCCGGGCAGGAGAGCAGGATTTCGTCGCCCAACTAG
- a CDS encoding DUF2905 domain-containing protein, whose translation MTALGKVLIFFGVLLVVFGMALVLGARAHLPIGRLPGDIVYRGKSTTVYFPIMTSILLSIVLSVVLYLIGKFSR comes from the coding sequence ATGACGGCGCTCGGAAAAGTCCTGATTTTCTTCGGCGTGCTGCTGGTGGTGTTTGGCATGGCTCTGGTATTGGGCGCGCGCGCGCATTTGCCCATCGGCCGGCTGCCGGGGGACATTGTCTATCGCGGCAAGAGTACGACCGTGTATTTCCCGATCATGACATCCATCTTGCTCAGCATTGTGCTGTCGGTCGTGCTTTATTTGATTGGCAAGTTCAGCCGATAG
- a CDS encoding tetratricopeptide repeat protein: MAIGPDNPTALTGLGIEYGKRERYPEAIQLFQRALAIDSTDWHPNFSLGYTYFVLGRYAEAEPLIARAVSLNPWGADPDQFAYLGLVEMKLGDLPKAEAAIRQAATRQPGREQFRYALGLIYEQEGELAEAAHEFKATVDINPNNADARARLARAQAAAAR, encoded by the coding sequence GTGGCCATCGGGCCCGACAACCCCACTGCGCTTACCGGGCTGGGCATCGAATACGGCAAGCGCGAGCGCTACCCGGAAGCGATCCAGCTTTTCCAGCGCGCGCTCGCCATTGATTCCACCGACTGGCACCCCAACTTTTCGCTCGGCTACACCTACTTCGTGCTCGGCCGCTACGCGGAAGCGGAGCCGCTCATCGCCCGCGCTGTCTCGCTGAACCCGTGGGGCGCCGACCCCGACCAGTTCGCCTATCTCGGCTTGGTCGAAATGAAGCTCGGCGATCTCCCCAAAGCCGAGGCCGCTATCCGCCAGGCCGCGACCCGGCAGCCCGGCCGTGAGCAGTTTCGCTATGCTCTGGGGCTCATTTACGAGCAGGAAGGCGAGCTCGCCGAAGCCGCCCACGAATTCAAGGCCACGGTTGACATCAATCCCAACAACGCTGACGCCCGCGCCCGCCTTGCCCGCGCCCAAGCTGCCGCCGCCCGCTAG
- a CDS encoding prohibitin family protein encodes MSEYGFGRPKIIEGSGGTILRSAGIGAAVVIVLVLVWTSIAYVPAGHVGVLTLFGRVTGDVLPEGTHVVNPFKVNNTLSVRTQEIKETASVPSNEGLIITLDTSLLFRLNPAQASEVYRSLGPRYAELVVEPNLRSAIREATASHSANALYSSERERVALQITETLTRELNKRGVIVENILLRDIQLPAALKTSIETKQQAEQESLAMSFRLQKEKQEAERKRIEAAGIRDFQQIVAQGISPQLLEWKGIEATETLAKSANSKIVVIGNPKNGLPLILGHQ; translated from the coding sequence ATGTCGGAATATGGATTCGGTCGGCCGAAGATCATTGAGGGCTCAGGCGGTACGATCCTGCGTTCGGCTGGGATCGGCGCAGCGGTTGTGATCGTGCTAGTGCTGGTGTGGACCTCGATTGCCTATGTTCCCGCCGGCCACGTCGGTGTGCTGACGCTGTTCGGCCGGGTTACCGGCGACGTGCTGCCGGAAGGCACGCACGTAGTGAATCCTTTCAAAGTCAACAACACCCTGTCGGTCCGCACGCAGGAGATCAAGGAGACCGCCAGCGTCCCCTCCAACGAAGGGCTGATCATTACCCTGGACACCTCGCTGCTGTTTCGCCTCAACCCCGCGCAAGCTTCAGAAGTCTACCGTTCCCTGGGCCCGCGTTACGCCGAGTTGGTGGTCGAGCCCAACCTGCGCTCGGCCATTCGCGAAGCTACGGCTTCCCACTCCGCCAATGCGCTTTACTCCAGCGAGCGCGAGCGGGTGGCGCTGCAGATCACGGAAACGCTCACGCGCGAGCTGAACAAACGCGGAGTCATTGTGGAGAACATCCTGCTGCGGGATATTCAGCTTCCGGCGGCGCTGAAAACTTCCATCGAAACCAAGCAGCAGGCGGAGCAGGAATCATTGGCGATGAGTTTCCGCCTGCAGAAGGAGAAGCAGGAAGCCGAACGCAAGCGCATCGAAGCAGCCGGCATTCGTGATTTTCAACAAATTGTGGCCCAGGGCATCAGCCCGCAACTGCTGGAATGGAAGGGTATCGAAGCCACCGAGACGCTGGCCAAAAGCGCTAACTCCAAAATCGTCGTCATCGGCAACCCGAAGAATGGGCTTCCCCTGATCCTCGGGCACCAGTGA
- a CDS encoding DUF4097 domain-containing protein → MTRNHRFRLLLVLAAVLGLCSLSRAQQGTGDNFHWTGRLAANQLLQIKNINGPIDAEGIPGDTIGVSAVKGGPDRDKVRIEVVQSGDGVTICAVYPGGNCSGDGSTHEHGSIKAHVDFTVRVPRNLRFSATSVNGHVKAEDMGRAVKLTTVNGGIDASSSAWVSATSVNGSIKVSMGSADWDGKLKIATVNGSVTLTVPTDFSAEVRFSSVNGSLNTDFPLTVEGKGFGIGPKSIHGTIGKGGRELEVSTANGSLHINRGKAAL, encoded by the coding sequence ATGACACGAAACCACCGTTTCCGCTTGCTGTTGGTTCTCGCCGCCGTTCTCGGGCTGTGCTCGCTGAGCCGCGCGCAGCAGGGCACCGGCGACAATTTTCACTGGACCGGCAGGCTGGCCGCCAACCAACTCCTGCAAATCAAGAACATCAACGGACCGATTGACGCCGAGGGCATCCCGGGGGACACGATCGGCGTTTCCGCCGTCAAAGGCGGCCCCGACCGCGACAAAGTGCGCATCGAAGTGGTGCAGAGCGGCGATGGAGTAACCATCTGCGCGGTTTATCCTGGTGGCAACTGCAGCGGCGACGGCAGCACGCACGAGCACGGCAGCATCAAGGCACACGTGGACTTCACCGTGCGCGTGCCGCGCAACCTGCGCTTCTCCGCCACCAGCGTCAACGGCCACGTCAAGGCCGAAGACATGGGACGTGCGGTCAAGCTGACCACCGTGAACGGCGGCATTGATGCCTCCAGTTCGGCGTGGGTATCGGCAACCTCGGTCAACGGCAGCATCAAGGTCAGCATGGGCAGCGCCGACTGGGACGGCAAGCTGAAGATTGCCACCGTCAACGGCTCGGTCACGCTCACCGTGCCCACCGACTTCAGCGCCGAGGTGCGCTTCAGCTCGGTCAATGGCTCTCTCAATACCGATTTCCCGCTGACCGTGGAGGGCAAAGGGTTCGGCATTGGTCCGAAGAGTATTCACGGCACCATCGGCAAAGGCGGGCGCGAACTGGAAGTGTCAACCGCGAACGGCAGCCTGCACATCAACAGGGGAAAAGCGGCGCTGTAG
- the bstA gene encoding bacillithiol transferase BstA — MSSTATPDLSYPIGKFNYEGPYTDDQRRRFIGEIAAAPERLRGAVHNLRESQLDTPYRPGGWTLRQVAHHVPDSHMNAYIRFKLALTEPNPTIKPYDEKLWAELADVQVPIETSLVLLEALHHRWVALLRAMTPQQFEYKLKHPELGELNLDRYLGLYAWHGKHHVAHITSLRKRMGW, encoded by the coding sequence ATGAGCAGCACAGCTACCCCCGACCTGAGCTATCCCATCGGCAAGTTCAACTACGAAGGGCCGTACACCGACGATCAGCGGCGTCGTTTCATCGGCGAGATCGCGGCCGCTCCGGAACGGCTGCGCGGCGCGGTGCACAACTTGCGCGAGTCGCAACTGGACACGCCGTATCGTCCCGGCGGATGGACCCTGCGCCAGGTGGCGCACCACGTCCCCGACAGCCACATGAATGCCTATATCCGCTTCAAGCTGGCGCTGACCGAGCCCAACCCCACGATCAAGCCGTACGACGAAAAGCTGTGGGCGGAGCTGGCCGACGTGCAGGTGCCGATCGAGACTTCCCTGGTGCTGCTGGAGGCGCTGCATCATCGCTGGGTGGCGCTGCTGCGCGCCATGACGCCGCAGCAGTTCGAGTACAAGCTCAAACATCCGGAGTTGGGTGAGTTGAATCTGGACCGCTACCTCGGCTTGTACGCCTGGCACGGCAAGCATCACGTGGCGCACATCACGAGCCTGCGGAAGAGGATGGGATGGTAG
- a CDS encoding sulfurtransferase translates to MQHSPRFLQLVNDAKKRVRETTVDEIKRRLDCGDKFVLVDVREESEYAKDHLPGAIHLGKGILERDIEAKVPETSAEIVLYCGGGFRSALSADSLQKMGYSNVISMDGGIREWREKKYPLTDK, encoded by the coding sequence ATGCAGCACTCACCGCGATTTCTCCAACTCGTCAACGATGCCAAGAAGCGCGTACGCGAAACCACCGTGGACGAGATCAAGCGCCGCCTCGACTGCGGCGACAAGTTTGTTCTGGTGGACGTGCGGGAAGAGAGCGAGTACGCCAAGGACCACCTGCCCGGGGCGATTCATCTCGGCAAGGGCATCCTCGAGCGCGACATTGAGGCGAAGGTTCCGGAGACCTCTGCCGAAATCGTTCTCTATTGCGGCGGCGGCTTCCGCTCCGCCCTGTCCGCCGACAGCCTGCAAAAGATGGGCTACAGCAACGTGATCTCGATGGACGGCGGCATCCGCGAGTGGCGGGAAAAAAAGTACCCGCTCACCGACAAGTAA
- a CDS encoding PilZ domain-containing protein: MQIRRFPRYAIDRSLTAIVFWEDTPIRKVHGRCRVVGEGGVGATLADQLYIGEVVRLDMPPLIGVYATVRNTRGTDHGLEFLYSRDGHREAIKDLCALAADGRSC; the protein is encoded by the coding sequence GTGCAAATCCGTCGGTTTCCACGCTACGCCATCGACCGGTCTCTGACGGCGATTGTCTTCTGGGAGGACACACCCATCCGCAAAGTCCACGGCCGCTGCCGCGTCGTCGGCGAAGGCGGCGTGGGCGCCACGCTCGCCGACCAACTCTATATCGGCGAAGTGGTTCGTCTCGACATGCCGCCGCTGATCGGGGTTTATGCCACGGTACGCAATACCCGCGGCACCGACCACGGGCTCGAGTTTCTCTACTCGCGCGACGGCCACCGGGAAGCGATCAAGGACCTGTGTGCCCTGGCGGCAGACGGACGTAGTTGTTAG
- the dusB gene encoding tRNA dihydrouridine synthase DusB, which yields MTRLALNPYNRTVHKRWENPVSTDAARPQAPVPAVFQIGGVTLSPATVLAPMAGVTDTVFRRFIRNLGGCGLIMTEFTSADGMLRDKRMRGRYLHFYDDEHPISAQLFGSDPAALSDAARIVEDLGFDLVDLNLGCPAKKVVKCNGGSGLLRDLPRIGEILRAVRAAVKIPFTVKFRAGWNDNEIVCVDLARLAEDCGLQAVALHARTREQGYGGTAQWGWIAAVKNAVRIPVIGNGDIRSPQDGCAMIAQTGCDAVMIGRAAASNPWIFRQIAQHAATGAYDEPSERDRYDMIRTYFQMLIEEQMPGAAGKMKQFASWFTHGVRNGSALRKAVYEAREEREILEAVDRFFETNLREPSIAV from the coding sequence ATGACGCGACTTGCACTCAATCCGTACAATAGAACCGTGCACAAGCGCTGGGAAAACCCGGTCTCGACCGACGCCGCCCGCCCGCAGGCGCCGGTGCCCGCCGTGTTCCAGATCGGCGGCGTGACGCTCTCCCCGGCCACCGTTCTGGCGCCCATGGCCGGCGTCACCGACACGGTTTTCCGCCGCTTCATCCGCAATCTCGGCGGTTGCGGCCTGATCATGACCGAGTTCACCTCCGCCGACGGCATGCTGCGCGACAAGCGCATGCGCGGACGCTACCTCCACTTCTACGACGACGAGCATCCCATCTCGGCGCAACTGTTCGGCAGCGACCCGGCGGCGCTTTCCGACGCGGCCCGCATAGTCGAAGATCTCGGCTTCGACCTGGTGGACCTGAACCTGGGCTGCCCGGCAAAGAAGGTCGTCAAGTGCAACGGCGGCTCGGGACTGCTGCGCGACCTGCCGCGCATCGGCGAAATTCTCCGCGCCGTGCGCGCGGCGGTGAAGATTCCGTTCACCGTGAAGTTTCGCGCCGGTTGGAACGACAACGAGATCGTCTGCGTAGACCTGGCGCGCCTGGCCGAAGACTGCGGCCTGCAGGCGGTCGCCCTTCATGCCCGCACCCGCGAGCAGGGCTACGGCGGCACGGCGCAGTGGGGCTGGATCGCCGCGGTCAAGAATGCGGTGCGAATCCCGGTGATCGGCAACGGCGACATTCGCTCGCCGCAGGACGGCTGCGCCATGATTGCGCAGACCGGCTGTGATGCGGTGATGATCGGCCGCGCCGCTGCCTCGAATCCGTGGATCTTCCGCCAGATCGCGCAGCACGCCGCTACCGGCGCCTACGACGAGCCCAGCGAGCGCGACCGTTATGACATGATCCGCACCTATTTCCAGATGCTGATCGAGGAACAAATGCCTGGCGCGGCCGGCAAGATGAAGCAGTTCGCTTCCTGGTTCACACACGGCGTCCGCAACGGCAGTGCCCTGCGCAAGGCGGTGTACGAGGCACGGGAGGAGCGCGAAATCCTCGAGGCCGTCGACCGATTTTTCGAGACCAACCTGCGCGAGCCCTCGATCGCCGTCTAG
- the rpmE gene encoding 50S ribosomal protein L31, with the protein MKAAIHPVYEEVRVHCACGSTFTTRSTHKGDIHVEICSACHPFFTGKQKLIDTAGRVERFRRKYAKKEPATAEKTADTK; encoded by the coding sequence ATGAAGGCAGCCATCCATCCCGTTTACGAAGAAGTGCGTGTGCATTGCGCCTGCGGCAGTACCTTTACCACTCGTTCCACGCACAAAGGCGACATCCACGTGGAAATCTGCTCCGCGTGCCATCCGTTCTTCACCGGCAAACAGAAGTTGATTGACACCGCCGGACGCGTCGAGCGCTTCCGCCGCAAGTACGCTAAGAAAGAGCCTGCAACCGCGGAAAAAACCGCAGACACGAAGTAA
- a CDS encoding HU family DNA-binding protein — translation MNKGHLVDRIATSTKCSKTQAAAAIDTLADSVTAALKKGERVTLVGFGTFSVSQRKARNGRNPQTGSLIKIAARKVAKFTPGIDLKKAVNRR, via the coding sequence ATGAACAAAGGCCATCTTGTTGACCGGATTGCCACCTCCACCAAGTGCAGCAAGACGCAGGCCGCCGCGGCCATTGACACCCTTGCCGACAGCGTTACCGCCGCCCTGAAGAAAGGCGAACGCGTTACGCTGGTGGGCTTCGGAACCTTCTCCGTCTCGCAGCGCAAGGCGCGCAACGGGCGCAATCCGCAGACCGGCTCGCTGATTAAGATCGCCGCTCGCAAGGTCGCCAAGTTCACCCCGGGCATCGATCTCAAGAAGGCGGTCAACCGCAGGTAA